The Candidatus Woesearchaeota archaeon genome contains the following window.
GCAAAGAATACTACTGCGTTGCTTATTACCAGCGACGCTCATTTTGAAGGCCTTGAAAACGTCCGATTGCTTGAAACTCTTTAATTCCATTTCACCAGTTTCTGCTTCAACATCTCTTTGCTCATATTTCCAACGAGCCGGTCAACTTCTGTCCCGTTTTTGAACACAATCAGGCAGGGTATGCTCATCACGCCGTGGTCTTGGGCAAGCTCACGTTCCTCATCGACGTTGAGCTTTGCAAATGTAATCGTCTTGAGCTCGCCAGACACCGTTTCAAACGCAGGCGCCAGTGCTCGGCAAGGGCCGCACCATTCTGCCCAGAAGTCAACCACCGTGACCCCATTTCCGATGGTGCTCTTGAAGTTACTCGTGGTGAGCTGGAGCATGGTCAGGCCCTCCTTCAGCAGGTGCGTGCGCTGGATGATGCGCGGTTGCATGAGTTGCGTGATGCGGTGCAGCACGGTGGTGATAGCCAATCAAGAACTTCGATGGATATCGGTCCATATCCAAAAACTCGTGCGCAGTTTCTTTCAATTTTGATGACGCGGTTCTGCCAAAAGCAATGACTTCAGTTCTGCAGCCGAGCGCTTCAACGTGTTCCAACAGGTCTTGGAAGTCTCCGTCGCCGGATACCAACACGACAACATCAATTTTCGCGGCAAGCCGCATGACATCCATGGCAATACCGATGTCCCAGTCGCCTTTTTTTGCGCCGCCGAAGAAAATTTGAAGATCCTTGGCACGGACTTCGTAGCCGATTTTTTCAAGGGCTTGGTGAAAATCCTTTTCCCCCTTGACATCGGCGTTGATAACATAACAGACTGCGCGGGTAAGTTTTCTGCCGCGAATTGCCGCTTTGAGAATCATGGCAAAATTAACTTTCAGGCCGTACAAGTTCTTTGCAGAATAATACATATTCTGCACGTCAATAAAAACGCCAATTCGCTGGTCCTTGTGGTGTACCATAGGCGCTTTGGCACGCGCTTTTATTTAAATAGTTTGTGACTCTATCTCCTGTATCCTTGAGAAAGGTTTATCAAGAGGGGCTCTACCTGCGGAGATATGCCACAGCCAGCGCCTCAATCACCCTCATCAGAACCTGTTCTGACGTATGAAGAAATCATGAGTGTCATGTCTATTGATGAACTCCTTGCCCTGTATGATTCGCATGGTAAAAAATTTACATCGCAGGATGCCTTTCTTTTGTTTTTGAGCGATGAATGGAGGCGAGAAATAGTTCGTGTTGGGAATGAAGCAATACGGAAAGAGCCGCACGCTGTTTTTCCCTTAGAAGATGTGGTGGTTGATGGAATGGTGTATCGCCTTGCAGGAATTCAGCACCATGCCACTCACAGCGATGAAGCAAAAAAAATACTGAGTGATGCAATGCAAGGGCCGAGCTCCTATTGTGAACAATATCTTCGTTATCTTTGTCCAGCCGCACCGGTAAACGAGCTTCTTGACCATAGTGTTTTAACATTTTATGATATGGTTCGGGTACGTGGATTGATTATCAACAGCTTTCCTTCTAACTTAAAACGTCGTTTTGAATTATCCCAGACTTCTGACGCCGTCTTTGAAAATGACCTACGGCATTTTAATGTGCCTGTTGAAGTCACTCGTGGATTATTTGTTTCTTCAGGAATCAAAATAGCAGGCCGTCGCGATGAAAAAATACGCTTACCTGCGTATGTTGATTTGGAATTATATAGTCGACTTTCCAAATTTAGGCAAAGTTGTGCACGCCGTTCGATGTATATGGCTGCATTTCTTCGCGCTGACCCTGCGCCAGAAAAACGCTTACTCGCAGGCGCAGCGCACATCCCTGAAACACGCTACTATCTTCTGAAAGGTGTACCATTTGCCGAAGTAACTGATCGTGCAGAACATGATTATGAACTGTTGCGCCGAGATTCAGAACAGTACCTGCAGCACCAATTTGAATTAGAAAAAAAGTGGAATCGTGCACTTATTCCTTGGCTGCTTTTTTTTGACGTCGTAGCAGTTAGTGTCGGGACAGCGTTGCGTTTCCTATCTGATCTTTATTCTTTTCTTAAGTGATGAAACGTCACTTTTCCATCCACATACACGCCCTTCCGCAGTTCCACCGGCCGCCAGGTATCAAGAACTACGTCGGCGCCAAGCCACTGCGCGAGCTCTTCCGGATTGCCAATCGTCGCGCTCAAGCCGAGAATCTGGACGTTTTTCAGAATCCGCCGGAGTAGCGTCAGAAGAATTTCAAGTGTCGGGCCACGGCTGGTATCATTCAACAAATGAATTTCATCAACAATAATCAGGCGGATGTCTTTCACCCACGGCGCCGTGTGCCGTATGACTGAATCCATTTTTTCAGACGTTGCAATAATCACATCCTGCCGTGCAAGATGCACCTCTGGGCGGTCAAGGTCGCCGATGGACAGCGCAATGTTCATCATCGCGCCGTAGCGCTGCTTGAACTGCTTGTATTTCTCAGTTGCCAGCGCTTTCAGCGGTGCCAGATACACGACTTTGCCGGCGTGTTTTGTCAGCACCATGTTTATCATGGCAAGCTCTGCAACAAATGTTTTCCCCGAGCCGGTTGGCGTGCAGACCACCAGACTTTTTCCTTCAAACAGGCCTGCGTTCAATGCCTTTTCCTGACAGGGCCGGAGCTCGCCAAGCTTTGCTTTTTCGTAGATTTCATATACCTTGTCCGGTATTTTTCCTTTCAGTTCAGAGAGGTGCATGGTTGGTGAAAATAGGTGGTGGTATAAAAACTTAAAGGAAAAACGCGCCGGGGCTGGGATTTTCACCCAGAGGGTTTTTGACCCAACGGAGTTTGAACCCAGAAGTCCTTGCGGACGCGTAGGTTTCAACTACGTGCTCTACCTAGTTGAGCGACCCCGGCATACGAAAAGTATTTATATCTGCAATGGTATATCCTCCATTTAGGTTTCAACTACGTGCTCTTTGAGCGACCAATTTCAGTTTTCAGTCACTTGCACCAGTTGGTGCATCGCCGTTTTTTTCTTTTTTTATCAAATGAATAAGCGCCGGGGCTGGGATTTTCACCCTGATGCATTAAACCGTTATGCACCACGCTTTGAACCCAGATAGCCCGTGTAGGGCACCTCAGGTTTCAACTGAGTGCAATACCGGATTATGCGACCCCGGCATGATGAACGAAAATTTTATATAGTTGGTTCATTTTTGAGTTTATAGGTTTCAACTGAGTGCATACTGGTTATGCGACTTTTTTTCTTTCTTTTTTTCATTCTCTAAGATACTCTTCTTAATATGCGTTGCTCCTCAAAATCCGGAAGATTTCCGGCGGCGCCGGAACGTATGCGGCACTGCCGAAATAGTTCCGAAACAAAGCAAGAAATCCGAAAAGATTCCGGTTGCGCCGGAACAGCATTTTTTTGTCGTCTACTCTTTTGCGCAGAAAGGTTTTATCTTATTTCAACCACATACTCAAAATAATCGTCCCACGGATTTTCCAGTTTCATCATTTGGGGGACGGTGAGATGCTCAAAGTATCTCCGGAACGGCCGCATTGAATTACCGTGTGCAGAAATAGCGACATTGACTTTTTTTTGCTTCATTATCTTCAGCAAATCCTTAATGAATGAGCGAACGCGTTTTTCGACCATCTTGACGCTTTCGCCGCCGGGCGGCCGGGTGGTATAGCTGCGGCGGATTATTTTAAGGTCTGCTTCGCCATGTTTTTTGATGAACTCCTCTCTTTGCTTTCCATGCAGGTGGTCCATCTTATGCCAGTGCAAAAGCGTTTTGTAGTCGTGTTCACCCTGTTTTTTCACAAACCATGAATGGTGGTGCCCCTGTACATTTCCATAGCTCCGCTCAATCATGCGGTCGTCCTTGATAATCCGTTTGCATTCCGGATGATATTTCAGCACTGGCTTCAGCGTGTCAATGGAGCGCGACAGTCGCGTTTGAAACGCAACGTCAATCCGTTTGTGTTTTAATTTTTCAGCAATTTTCTGCGCGTCTTTTTTTCCGCGCGGTGTTAATCGCGAATCCTTCCAGCCGGTAAACACGTGGTCCCTATTATAGTACGTCTGGCCGTGGCGGAAGAGATAGATGTGCAGTTTCACGTTCATCGCCATCCGTAGCGTGCTTTCTTCCCGAGCTCCTCTTCAATTCGCAGCAGCTGGTTATACTTCGCTGTCCGTTCTCCACGGCATGGCGCACCCAATTTTATCTGGCCGCAGCCCAAGCCAACGGCAAGGTCAGCGATGAATGAGTCTTCTGTTTCGCCGGAGCGGTGGCTCACCATGACCTTCCAGCCGTAGTGCATCGCGACTTTTGCAGCGGAAAGCGCCTCGGTTACCGTGCCGATTTGGTTGACTTTCAGCAGCAGCGCGTTGCACAATTCTTTTTCGAGTGCGGTTTCAATGCGCTTGATGTTAGTCACGAGCAGGTCATCGCCGACGATTTGAAACCCTTGCTGGAGTTTTTTTATTTTTTTGCCACGAATGTGCTGCATCAGGCTCTGCCATGCGTCAAAATCGTCTTCAGCGAATGGGTCTTCGAGAGAAATAATCGAATAATCCTCGAGGAGTGTCCAGTAATAGTCCGTCAGCTTGTCTGCGCTCATGTCTCTGCCTATGGTGTATTTTTTTGTTTTTTTGTTGTAGAATTCTGACGCAGCTGCGTCAATCGCTATCTTCATCTGTTTTTTGTAGCCGGCACGGTAGATTGCTTCTTCAATAAGATTGAGCGCCTCAAACGCATCTTTGAGCGGCGGGGCAAATCCTCCTTCGTCACCGACGAGCGTCCATTGTTTTCCATATCGGTGTGCAATTAATTGTTTGAGTTCGTCGTATGTTTCCACCACCATCTGTGTTGCCTGCGCAAAAGTGCGTGCGTGCGTTGGCACAATCATCAGTTCCTGAATCGGCAGTCCGCCGGCAGCGTGCCTGCCGCCGTTGAGTATGTTAGCAAACGGCATCGGCAGTATCGGCCGTGTGTGGGCGAGCGATGCGATGTGTTCGTACAGAGACTTGTTTTTTTCCAGCGCAGCAAGCCGTGCTGTAGCCATGCTCACGCCGAGCATTGCGTTGGCGCCGAGCCGTGACTTATTGAGCGTGTGGTCGAGAAACAGAAGAGTATTGTCAACCGCTGTCTGCTCCGGCGTTTTTCCTATCAGCACCGGCCGAATGATTTTGTTAACACTCTGCACGGCACGGAGCACGCCTTTGCCGTGATACGCACGTGTTTTGTCGCGCAGTTCCACAGCTTCATGTGCGCCGGTTGACGCGCCGGATGGATCAGATGCGCGCACCATTCCTTTTGGCGAACACATTTCCACTTCAATGGTCGGATTGCCGCGCGAGTCAAGAATCTGGCGTGCATGGATGTTTTGAATCATGGGTGCCTCTTTCTTTTCCTCTTTTTTCTTTTCTCTCCTTCTCTTCTGTTCTTTTTATTCTTTTTCCATGCTTTTTATACTTCTGTTCTTTTAAATTTTCTCAACCACCGCCTCCTAAAATGGCACTATCGTTTAGTGCTAAACTGTTTTGTTTACACTCATCTTAGCCGTTCTCCCTTTTCAAAAACACAATCTTTTTAAACAAACAACGCTGTATTAATCTCAATATATATTGGCCTATGAATATTAAACTATTAAACAAATATAATCACAATCTGATACACTGGAGGTGTATGGTCAATGGCAAAACATAAAAAAGCCAAACATGCAGCAAAACAAGCATCTGCTGCGCCGAGCTCGCATTCATCACGCTCAAAGTTTCCAACGAGTTGGATTGTTGGAGCAGTTGTGGTAATTGTCGTGCTGATTCTCATCTTCACGCGAAAGGCGCCAGAAATGCCTGCGCCTGCAGCACCCGAGGCCGTACAACCGGCACCTGCGGATGAAGAAGTAGATACTGATGAAGGAGTGCTCGTACCATCAGAAGTTGAAGTCCAGTCAGAAATGACCGGCTCACGCGCAGGAGCATACGATCCCATGGTCTGGGAACAAGGTTCCTTCTTTGGCGGCATCAAGTGCTTGAAGTCAACCGGCTTCAGAACTGACGTGCTCGAATTCCAGCTTAAGAACAAGGAAACATTTCCTGTACACCTTGACTATGTTAAACCTGGCGATGTGACTACAAAAAATCCAACCGGCTTCTCGGTCAATGGTCAACGGTTAAGCAAAGGTGTCAAGGAAGCATGTGGAACAGACGTTGTTGAGCCGGGTGCAACAGCAACCTGTACGTTCGAAGTGCCACTGCGCCACTTTGGCCCAACCGGAACGAAGTCAGCAAACATATTGCAGCTGAAGATTCGAACGTCAGACAAAAAACTAACCTCACAGACAGAATTTTTCTGCTGAGGAAATTTTAAATTTTTTATTTCTCTTTTTTTCTTGACCGAACTTAGTGCATCTTCACTAAAGGCTCCAGCCGTTCAGCACGCTCAAGCAATCTCGGTTCGCCGGTATATTGTGCGCGGAGAATATCAATTGCCTTCTCATGTGGTAGGGCTTTCTTATACGCGCGTTCACTGGTGAGCGCGTCGTAGCTATCAGCGAGCGCGACAATCTGTGCAATTTCTCTGCTGATCCCCGCCAGAGCCGGAACATTGTCAGGATACCTGCGCCGCTGCCACGTATGGTGGCTCACTACTGAGCGCAGCACTTCTGGAGGGACCCGATGGTCACTTTTGAGAAGCATAAATCCGCGGAGCGGATGGCGATCCATAACTTCTTGCTCGTCCGGCGTCAGAGGGCCATTCTTGTTCAAATACTTGCTGGGCACGCTTGTTTTTCCAATATCATGCAGAAGGCCGCACACCGCGAGCAGAGCATATGTTTGTTTTTCAACTCCATCCAATATGCCGAGTTCAACACTTCGAATCCCTACCCGACAACTGTGCCGGTAGGTATCAACGTCGTGTCTGTATAGCAGCCACAGGTTTTCAGCAACCCACGGAGTGTGCGTTGCATGCCGGACTACTTCACTCACATCGTTGTTGAGGCTCATCAGTTGGGGAAATAAGCAACCCTATAAAAACCTACCTTTTCTGTATCCCTTCTTCATCTTTGTTTCCTTCTTTTTAAAAAATAGCCAGTTCTTTGGCCCTGACTGCGGGAATTTGGTCAAACAATACAGTCCTTTTAATTTTCTGCCATGGAGTTTTGTTATCACTTTCGTGCTGGTCCATGCCTGCAGCTCATGCCACCCAGAGTCCCAAATTTTTACCATGCCGGCGCCATAGTGGTCTTTTGGTATCGTGCCATGAAATTTCGCGTAGGACAGCGCGTGGCCAGGAACCTGAATTGCGAGCCGTTTCACGGCAGGATTCGGCGACGGCTTTTTTGGTACGGCCCACGACTTCAGCACACCGTGGTGTTCAAGGCGAAGGTCCCAGTGCAGGTGCGAAGCATGGTGCTCATGGATGACATACTTGTATTTTTTGGTGAAGAGTTGCATGTGCATGGTACCTGCTTTTGTTGTTTTAATAGTTTGTTATCGTTTGGTATAAACCAATACCTTTTTATTGTTTCTTTTTTATTGTACTGTTCATGAATAACCAAAAAAAGAGCGTGGTGATTGTCGGCGGCGGCTTTGCAGGCGCATATGTTGCACGCCATTTGCAAAAAGACAAAGAATTCAGCGTTACCCTCATTGATACAAAAGACTACTTTGAATTTACTCCCGGCGTGCTTCGCACGATTGTCCAGCCGCTCCATCTTGGCAGAATTCAGGCGCTGCACCAGCAGTACCTGAAAAAAGCAAAATTCATTCAAGGCGAAGTGATTGAAGTCACTGAACACGACGTTGCCGTCGGAAAGCAGCGCATCCCGTTTGATTATCTCGTCGTGAGCAGCGGCTCGACGTACAACCTGCCGATCAAGCAGCAGAATGTTGTTTCTGCCACCCGCGGCGCAACGCTTCACACCTATTATGAAAAACTGATGCAGGCAAAAAAAATTCTTATCATCGGCGGCGGCATTGTGGGGGTTGAGCTTGCTGCAGAAATTGCGGCTGAATATTATGACAAGCATGTTATTCTTGTGCATTCCCACGATGCACTGATGCCACGCATGCCTGCCAAGGCGCAGCAGCACGCAGAAAAATTCCTGAAAAAAAGGGGCGTTGAGATACTCTTCAACGAGAAAATTATCGGCAGCACTGGCAATCGGTATGCAACACCTGCTGGAAAACAAATTACGGCAGACCTTGCTTTTTTGTGCACGGGCATCAAGCCAAACACTCATTTCATGATGAAACATTTTAGCGAGCGCATGGACGAGAAAAACCAGGTGTACACCAGCGTGTATCTGCAGGTAAAAGGATACGAAAACATCTTTATTGCCGGTGACATCACTGCTATCCCTGAAGAAAAAACAGCGCAGAATGCCGAAGAGCATGCAAAAGTTATTGTTCACAACATTCGCGCGCTCGAAAAAAAAGAGGCGCTCAAGGAATACAACTCCGCACCGCGCCCTATGGTCATCAGCCTCGGCACATGGAATGGTATCCTGGTAAAAAAAGATTTTGTGCTGACCGGAATTATTCCCGCGTTTCTGAAATGGTTTGTTGAATTGAAAACGATGTGGCAGTACCGATAAAGCAGGAAAAAGAAGATTCGCACTTTTGAGTGGTACTACAACTATTTAAATAAAAACATCTGTGTACTGGTGTTGGCCAGACAATTCGGTTGTCCTGAAAAGGATGTTACCGCAGACGCCTCTGTCGGGTATGCGCCATAAATAAGGTGTCTGGACTATAACTCACCTTACGAAACCTATGCCCGGAACGCCGATCTGTGGAGCGAGAAAGATAACCTTTAACAACGCTGGCAGGTTAAGTCGATGACCAGCAGGGTGTAAGGCACTTTTTCACCGAGTCCAGTGGCCGACATTTTACTCACATGGCACAAAAGACACGACGAACAAAACGAAGGACAGCG
Protein-coding sequences here:
- the trxA gene encoding thioredoxin yields the protein MQPRIIQRTHLLKEGLTMLQLTTSNFKSTIGNGVTVVDFWAEWCGPCRALAPAFETVSGELKTITFAKLNVDEERELAQDHGVMSIPCLIVFKNGTEVDRLVGNMSKEMLKQKLVKWN
- a CDS encoding NYN domain-containing protein; amino-acid sequence: MVHHKDQRIGVFIDVQNMYYSAKNLYGLKVNFAMILKAAIRGRKLTRAVCYVINADVKGEKDFHQALEKIGYEVRAKDLQIFFGGAKKGDWDIGIAMDVMRLAAKIDVVVLVSGDGDFQDLLEHVEALGCRTEVIAFGRTASSKLKETAHEFLDMDRYPSKFLIGYHHRAAPHHATHATAHHPAHAPAEGGPDHAPAHHE
- a CDS encoding DEAD/DEAH box helicase, producing the protein MHLSELKGKIPDKVYEIYEKAKLGELRPCQEKALNAGLFEGKSLVVCTPTGSGKTFVAELAMINMVLTKHAGKVVYLAPLKALATEKYKQFKQRYGAMMNIALSIGDLDRPEVHLARQDVIIATSEKMDSVIRHTAPWVKDIRLIIVDEIHLLNDTSRGPTLEILLTLLRRILKNVQILGLSATIGNPEELAQWLGADVVLDTWRPVELRKGVYVDGKVTFHHLRKE
- a CDS encoding histidine phosphatase family protein; amino-acid sequence: MKLHIYLFRHGQTYYNRDHVFTGWKDSRLTPRGKKDAQKIAEKLKHKRIDVAFQTRLSRSIDTLKPVLKYHPECKRIIKDDRMIERSYGNVQGHHHSWFVKKQGEHDYKTLLHWHKMDHLHGKQREEFIKKHGEADLKIIRRSYTTRPPGGESVKMVEKRVRSFIKDLLKIMKQKKVNVAISAHGNSMRPFRRYFEHLTVPQMMKLENPWDDYFEYVVEIR
- the eno gene encoding phosphopyruvate hydratase, yielding MIQNIHARQILDSRGNPTIEVEMCSPKGMVRASDPSGASTGAHEAVELRDKTRAYHGKGVLRAVQSVNKIIRPVLIGKTPEQTAVDNTLLFLDHTLNKSRLGANAMLGVSMATARLAALEKNKSLYEHIASLAHTRPILPMPFANILNGGRHAAGGLPIQELMIVPTHARTFAQATQMVVETYDELKQLIAHRYGKQWTLVGDEGGFAPPLKDAFEALNLIEEAIYRAGYKKQMKIAIDAAASEFYNKKTKKYTIGRDMSADKLTDYYWTLLEDYSIISLEDPFAEDDFDAWQSLMQHIRGKKIKKLQQGFQIVGDDLLVTNIKRIETALEKELCNALLLKVNQIGTVTEALSAAKVAMHYGWKVMVSHRSGETEDSFIADLAVGLGCGQIKLGAPCRGERTAKYNQLLRIEEELGKKARYGWR
- a CDS encoding HD domain-containing protein, with the translated sequence MSLNNDVSEVVRHATHTPWVAENLWLLYRHDVDTYRHSCRVGIRSVELGILDGVEKQTYALLAVCGLLHDIGKTSVPSKYLNKNGPLTPDEQEVMDRHPLRGFMLLKSDHRVPPEVLRSVVSHHTWQRRRYPDNVPALAGISREIAQIVALADSYDALTSERAYKKALPHEKAIDILRAQYTGEPRLLERAERLEPLVKMH
- a CDS encoding DNA polymerase ligase N-terminal domain-containing protein, producing the protein MHMQLFTKKYKYVIHEHHASHLHWDLRLEHHGVLKSWAVPKKPSPNPAVKRLAIQVPGHALSYAKFHGTIPKDHYGAGMVKIWDSGWHELQAWTSTKVITKLHGRKLKGLYCLTKFPQSGPKNWLFFKKKETKMKKGYRKGRFL
- a CDS encoding FAD-dependent oxidoreductase, giving the protein MNNQKKSVVIVGGGFAGAYVARHLQKDKEFSVTLIDTKDYFEFTPGVLRTIVQPLHLGRIQALHQQYLKKAKFIQGEVIEVTEHDVAVGKQRIPFDYLVVSSGSTYNLPIKQQNVVSATRGATLHTYYEKLMQAKKILIIGGGIVGVELAAEIAAEYYDKHVILVHSHDALMPRMPAKAQQHAEKFLKKRGVEILFNEKIIGSTGNRYATPAGKQITADLAFLCTGIKPNTHFMMKHFSERMDEKNQVYTSVYLQVKGYENIFIAGDITAIPEEKTAQNAEEHAKVIVHNIRALEKKEALKEYNSAPRPMVISLGTWNGILVKKDFVLTGIIPAFLKWFVELKTMWQYR